In Dama dama isolate Ldn47 chromosome X, ASM3311817v1, whole genome shotgun sequence, one genomic interval encodes:
- the LOC133052672 gene encoding melanoma-associated antigen 10-like, with translation MPVVPMNEFCTPEEHFQGQIQAQGPVEAQLLGVEAEDASTPLATSPPISSSSAALDAEIFLKQTLNVMVADLVEIVFLKYGTKEPIFQTEMLNTVLRDNQAHFPVVFHKATQCLQLVFGLDMKEVDHREHIYVMIPTLGLTLNDMQRDGQSMPKAGLLVSALTLILLAGDWVCEEKVWGELSRMGAFAGMQHYIYGEPKELLTQIWVQAGYLQYCQVPHSHPAHYEFLWGTRAYAETSKQQVKDYLHRVNGRGPGFFPPRCAEV, from the exons ATGCCTGTGGTCCCGATGAATGAGTTTTGCACTCCTGAGGAACACTTTCAGGGCCAAATCCAGGCCCAGGGCCCAGTGGAGGCGCAGCTCCTGGGGGTGGAGGCGGAGGATGCCTCAACCCCTCTGGCCACCTCCCCTCCAATCTCATCTTCCTCTGCCGCCCTGGATGCAGAGATCTTTCTCAAGCAGACTCTGAATGTGATGGTGGCTGATCTAGTCGAGATCGTGTTCCTCAAGTATGGCACCAAGGAGCCGATTTTCCAGACTGAAATGCTGAATACAGTCCTCAGGGATAACCAGGCCCACTTCCCTGTGGTCTTTCATAAAGCCACACAGTGCTTGCAGTTGGTCTTTGGCCTGGATATGAAAGAGGTGGACCATAGAGAGCACATCTATGTCATGATCCCCACCCTGGG gctcACACTCAATGACATGCAGAGGGATGGGCAGAGTATGCCAAAGGCTGGCCTACTGGTTTCCGCCCTGACCCTGATTCTCCTAGCAGGGGACTGGGTCTGTGAGGAGAAAGTCTGGGGAGAACTCAGCAGAATGGGGGCATTTGCTGGGATGCAGCACTACATCTATGGGGAGCCCAAGGAGCTGCTGACCCAAATATGGGTGCAGGCGGGGTACCTGCAGTACTGTCAGGTGCCTCACAGCCACCCTGCTCActatgagttcctgtggggtACCAGGGCCTATGCAGAGACCAGCAAGCAGCAAGTCAAGGACTATCTGCACAGGGTCAATGGAAGGGGTCCCGGGTTCTTCCCACCCCGGTGTGCAGAGGtgtga